From Cryptomeria japonica unplaced genomic scaffold, Sugi_1.0 HiC_scaffold_46, whole genome shotgun sequence, a single genomic window includes:
- the LOC131862546 gene encoding putative germin-like protein 2-3 translates to MLWACNTQFDYTFISRAFLSDSSVSLFIMGNRMIYFTLGLFLLICCYSDNVMAADSHPLQDFCVADKESMVKVNGFVCKDPKDVSAEDFFFRGLGQAGNTDNAVGSNVTMANVMQIPGLNTFGISLVRIDYAVGGINPPHTHPRATEVLVLLEGQLLQNVGHENAVAIAALSSKLPVAQTIANSLFAADPPLPDSVLAKAFRITQELVDFIQKKFA, encoded by the exons ATGTTATGGGCTTGTAATACACAATTCGACTACACATTCATATCCCGAGCTTTTCTGTCTGATTCTTCTGTGTCTCTATTTATAATGGGTAACCGCATGATTTACTTCACGTTGGGACTTTTCCTATTGATATGTTGTTACAGTGATAATGTCATGGCAGCGGATTCCCATCCCTTGCAAGATTTCTGCGTCGCAGACAAGGAAAGCATGG TTAAGGTGAACGGGTTCGTTTGCAAAGATCCCAAGGATGTTTCGGCAGAGGACTTCTTCTTCAGGGGACTTGGGCAGGCAGGGAACACCGACAATGCAGTGGGCTCAAATGTAACGATGGCCAATGTTATGCAGATACCAGGCCTCAACACCTTCGGAATATCGTTGGTCCGTATCGATTACGCAgtgggtggaataaatcctcctcacacGCACCCAAGAGCCACTGAAGTTCTTGTTTTACTGGAAGGCCAGcttctt cagaatgtggggCATGAAAATGCGGTGGCCATAGCTGCATTGAGCAGCAAGCTTCCGGTAGCTCAGACAATCGCCAACTCTCTGTTTGCAGCGGATCCTCCACTCCCAGATTCCGTATTGGCCAAGGCCTTCCGCATCACCCAAGAGCTTGTCGATTTCATTCAGAAGAAATTTGCATAA